A window from Streptomyces sp. NBC_00299 encodes these proteins:
- a CDS encoding LpqB family beta-propeller domain-containing protein, with translation MAADRERGATRRGAGRTVAYAACGAVLLAGCASMPDSGDLRGVESTPRQETQVRVFAMPPHEDASSSEIVSGFLEALTSDDPDYEIARKYLTKEASDKWQPLLSTTVLADGPGADVERVGGREETDNLSYTLTGTKVALVDAQQSYAPAGGDYSEPMHLIRDKKTKQWRIDIPPRGVVMGKSDFQRNYMSVDKYYFATNTTLGTSPHTAAVADPVYVRRNVDPMTQMVRSLLTGPTSWLNPVVRSSFPTGTALRKGVTALTPDDQNRLTVQLNDKAARVGLTQCKEMAAQLLFTLQNLTPTVDEVELRSDGRQLCSLTEESAEAVAARGSVERADYLYFLNAEHRLVRLPAATSDTEPDPVPGALGDGDVQLKSVAVSRDEDMAAGVGLDGKNLYVGALVSGGPLGEPELSSAGPTAEQRLSAPSWDAQGDLWVADRNPGNPRLLLLEEGVGEPMVVKTPPGLEGRIESVKVAADGVRIALVVKQGEKSSLLIGRIERSQDGKAEEPSSVSVHELRSATPELEEVSAMSWAGDSRLVVVGREKGGVQNMRYVQVDGSTPEGPAPAALSGVKEITASEDARLPLVGYSEDGIVRLPSGAQWQKVVTDGAAPVYPG, from the coding sequence ATGGCCGCTGACCGCGAGAGGGGCGCCACCCGGCGCGGGGCGGGGCGCACGGTGGCGTACGCCGCCTGTGGCGCCGTACTGCTGGCCGGGTGCGCCTCCATGCCCGACAGCGGCGATCTGCGGGGCGTCGAGTCCACGCCGCGACAGGAAACGCAGGTGCGGGTCTTCGCCATGCCGCCGCACGAGGACGCCTCGTCCTCGGAGATCGTGTCGGGCTTCCTGGAGGCACTGACCAGTGACGATCCGGACTACGAGATCGCGCGCAAGTACCTGACCAAGGAAGCGTCGGACAAGTGGCAGCCCCTGCTGTCCACGACGGTGCTGGCCGACGGACCGGGCGCTGACGTCGAACGTGTCGGGGGCCGGGAGGAGACCGACAACCTCTCCTACACGCTGACCGGCACCAAGGTCGCCCTGGTCGACGCGCAGCAGTCGTACGCGCCCGCCGGCGGGGACTACAGCGAGCCGATGCACCTCATCCGGGACAAGAAGACGAAGCAGTGGCGGATCGACATCCCGCCGCGCGGCGTCGTCATGGGCAAGTCGGACTTCCAGCGGAACTACATGTCCGTCGACAAGTACTACTTCGCCACGAACACCACCCTCGGGACCTCGCCGCACACGGCGGCCGTCGCCGATCCCGTCTACGTGCGCAGGAACGTGGACCCGATGACGCAGATGGTCCGCTCCCTGCTCACCGGGCCGACCAGCTGGCTCAACCCGGTGGTCAGGTCGAGCTTCCCCACCGGCACGGCACTGAGGAAGGGCGTCACCGCGCTGACGCCCGACGATCAGAACAGGCTGACCGTGCAGCTGAACGACAAGGCGGCCCGGGTCGGACTGACCCAGTGCAAAGAGATGGCGGCCCAGCTCCTGTTCACCCTGCAGAACCTCACCCCCACCGTGGACGAGGTCGAGCTGAGGTCTGACGGCAGGCAGCTGTGCTCGCTCACCGAGGAGAGTGCCGAGGCCGTCGCCGCGCGCGGATCGGTGGAGCGCGCCGACTATCTGTACTTCCTCAACGCCGAGCACCGGCTCGTACGGCTGCCCGCAGCCACCAGCGACACGGAGCCCGATCCCGTGCCGGGCGCCCTGGGCGACGGCGATGTGCAGCTGAAGTCCGTGGCGGTGTCGCGTGACGAGGACATGGCGGCCGGGGTCGGCCTCGACGGCAAGAACCTGTACGTCGGTGCGCTGGTATCGGGTGGTCCGCTCGGGGAGCCGGAGCTGAGCAGCGCGGGCCCGACGGCGGAGCAGCGGCTGTCGGCGCCCAGCTGGGACGCACAGGGCGACCTGTGGGTGGCCGACCGCAATCCCGGCAACCCACGCCTGCTCCTGCTGGAGGAAGGCGTCGGCGAGCCGATGGTGGTGAAGACGCCGCCGGGCCTTGAGGGGCGCATCGAGTCGGTGAAGGTGGCCGCCGACGGTGTGCGCATTGCGCTCGTGGTGAAGCAGGGCGAGAAGTCGTCGCTGCTCATCGGACGGATCGAACGGAGCCAGGACGGCAAGGCGGAGGAGCCCTCAAGCGTCTCGGTGCACGAACTGCGCTCCGCGACTCCCGAGTTGGAGGAGGTCTCGGCCATGTCGTGGGCCGGTGACAGCCGGCTCGTCGTGGTCGGGCGCGAGAAGGGCGGCGTGCAGAACATGCGATACGTGCAGGTCGACGGCTCCACACCGGAGGGACCGGCGCCCGCGGCCCTCAGCGGCGTCAAGGAGATCACCGCGTCCGAGGACGCACGGCTGCCGCTGGTCGGTTACTCGGAGGACGGGATCGTGCGGCTGCCGTCGGGGGCGCAGTGGCAGAAGGTGGTGACGGACGGGGCCGCTCCGGTCTATCCGGGGTGA